The following coding sequences are from one Salvia hispanica cultivar TCC Black 2014 chromosome 3, UniMelb_Shisp_WGS_1.0, whole genome shotgun sequence window:
- the LOC125212082 gene encoding wall-associated receptor kinase-like 8 isoform X2 — protein sequence MRFPFITLSVFSWLSLTITAISLSKPGCPEKCGNVTIPYPFGVGSKCSAKCLTDSVDCEKSHKESPYAIICQNSSTPFLSIINMEVVKISLYGTLIVKLPVSPMNCLNMQTTVPVPISLRGSPFTIPAHYNSFVVLGCKNSVWLRSDTMQTVGGCTAICDANSTDTSCSGVNCCQTTLPERPQEFQYTYRSIEASNRSRYCGYAFPADKKWIPSAYTLHSGLNQDLLNPYDAGFRFAQLVIDWERVGFEDFHDNTICKVLPQGRSDQYIDDYYTPRYDTTGNNYVSSTRYCSCRDGFEGNPYLGREGCVDINECSNSTLNMCGGNGTCINTIGGFTCRKRPTAKIVIISVGSAAGGLVLLLGAIFATRTMRKRMKDKHKLKCLALLLEQQLSSVDNGLEKTRLFSSKDLSRATDFYNENRILGRGGQGTVYKGMLTSGRIVAVKKSKKMEEVDLEAFINEVVILSQINHRNVVKLLGCCIETEVPLLVYEFIHNGTLHQHIHDPNEEFPLSWELRVRIAREIAGALAYLHSSSSAPIYHRDIKSSNILLDDKYRAKVSDFGISRSISVDQTHLTTRVQGTFGYLDPEYL from the exons ATGAGGTTTCCCTTTATTACACTCTCTGTCTTTTCCTGGCTAAGCCTCACCATAACAGCCATATCTTTGTCGAAGCCTGGTTGCCCCGAAAAGTGTGGGAATGTAACCATCCCCTATCCTTTTGGGGTTGGTTCCAAATGCAGTGCAAAATGCCTTACTGATTCTGTCGACTGCGAAAAATCCCACAAAGAATCCCCCTATGCAATTATCTGCCAAAATTCATCCACTCCATTCTTGAGCATCATCAATATGGAAGTGGTGAAGATTTCACTGTATGGAACGTTGATTGTAAAGCTGCCCGTGTCACCTATGAATTGCTTAAATATGCAGACAACTGTCCCTGTGCCTATTTCACTTCGTGGCAGCCCTTTTACAATCCCAGCACACTACAATTCATTTGTTGTATTAGGCTGCAAGAATTCAGTCTGGCTGCGTTCTGATACGATGCAGACAGTTGGAGGATGCACAGCTATCTGTGATGCGAATTCCACGGACACGAGCTGCAGTGGCGTTAACTGCTGCCAGACGACATTGCCAGAACGACCGCAAGAGTTTCAGTATACTTATCGAAGCATTGAAGCAAGTAACAGAAGTAGATATTGTGGTTATGCTTTTCCTGCTGACAAGAAATGGATACCGAGTGCTTACACGTTGCATAGTGGCCTAAACCAAGATCTGTTGAATCCATATGACGCGGGGTTCAGATTTGCACAACTGGTGATTGACTGGGAGCGCGTTGGCTTTGAAGACTTCCATGACAATACTATTTGCAAAGTGCTGCCTCAAGGTCGCAGTGATCAATACATTGATGATTACTATACACCACGTTATGATACTACTGGAAACAACTATGTATCATCGACTAGGTACTGCTCTTGCCGTGACGGTTTTGAAGGGAACCCGTATCTAGGCCGTGAAGGATGTGTTGATATAAATGAATGCAGCAACTCAACATTGAACATGTGTGGTGGTAATGGGACTTGCATCAATACAATCGGAGGCTTCACTTGTCGGAAAAGACCTACTGCCAAAATAGTGATTATCAGTGTTGGTAGCGCAGCTGGAGGGCTTGTTTTGTTACTCGGGGCTATTTTTGCCACTAGAACTATGAGGAAAAGAATGAAGGATAAACACAAACTCAAGTGTTTAGCCTTATTGTTGGAACAGCAGTTGTCGTCTGTGGATAATGGCCTTGAGAAAACTAGGTTGTTCAGTTCGAAAGACCTATCGAGAGCTACTGATTTTTATAACGAGAATCGGATACTTGGCCGTGGAGGTCAAGGCACTGTCTACAAAGGAATGCTGACTAGTGGAAGGATAGTAGCAGTCAAGAAGTCGAAGAAGATGGAAGAAGTAGATCTTGAAGCCTTCATCAACGAGGTTGTCATTCTCTCGCAGATCAATCACAGGAATGTTGTTAAATTGTTGGGATGTTGTATTGAAACTGAAGTACCTCTCCTCGTGTACGAGTTCATCCATAATGGCACTCTCCACCAACACATCCATGATCCGAATGAGGAATTCCCATTATCATGGGAGTTGAGAGTGAGGATTGCAAGAGAAATAGCTGGAGCACTTGCTTACTTGCATTCTTCTTCGTCTGCACCTATCTATCACCGTGATATCAAGTCATCGAACATACTTTTGGATGACAAATACCGCGCCAAAGTCTCGGATTTTGGGATATCAAGATCAATTTCTGTTGATCAAACTCACCTGACCACACGTGTGCAAGGAACCTTTGGCTATTTGGATCCCGAGTATT TATAG
- the LOC125212085 gene encoding wall-associated receptor kinase-like 2, with amino-acid sequence MKLALVILVFSTLCLAITPTLAISMSKPGCPEMCGDITIPYPFGIGSECSANSSFTVVCKSSAGNSSRMVPFLSSINMEVVKVSLCGVVIVNLPVSPINCSEGRQTRESIPISLKGSPLTVSARYNTFFVLGCKAAVWFHDDGTQVGGCLGRCDDANSTGVTRCDGVNCCQTPIPRRGQEFQFTYQIIQTSNSSFCGYVFLVDTNWWVAEDYRRQKGLLDDRSNPFDHEFRFVPLALEWEFDRKDGYCLSPNSDYRCPLDPYEYETYLDYSGSNLYQSSAKYCTCGGHEGNPYIRDGCPRHPYVLPVNHKSERSLSIIKIIFIVIGSVVGGLILLAAAWKFGKAVTETVKTIKASRKHMFFKRNGGILLEQQLAAVENDIEKTRLFTSVELAKATDDYNENRVLGRGGEGVVYKGMLEDGRIVAVKKSERVNQGDDVEGFINEVVIVSQINHRNVVKLLGCCLESEVPRLVYEFVPNGTLFSHIHHPHEDFPLFWEMRVRIAKQVAGALAYLHSAASVPIYHRDIKSTNILLDEKYRAKLSDFGTSRSISLDQTHVTTRVVGTFGYLDPEYFQSSHFTEKSDVYSFGVVLVELLTGEKAVSAVRVEEGRGLAMHFLHSMEQDQLFDIVDARVLKEGKKEEIEAMAEIAKRCLYLNGKGRPTMKDVSHHLEGIKVENPENQIQGSGCDHVEDVHSDGLSSISEIIECSSFDES; translated from the coding sequence ATGAAGCTAGCCTTGGTAATTCTGGTCTTTTCCACCCTATGCTTAGCCATAACCCCAACTCTTGCGATTTCTATGTCGAAGCCCGGTTGTCCAGAAATGTGTGGAGATATCACCATTCCCTACCCTTTTGGAATTGGTTCCGAATGCAGTGCAAACTCCTCATTCACAGTTGTTTGCAAAAGTTCAGCTGGAAACTCCTCAAGAATGGTGCCATTCTTGAGCAGTATAAATATGGAAGTAGTGAAAGTTTCACTGTGTGGTGTGGTTATAGTGAATCTGCCCGTGTCGCCTATAAACTGCTCTGAAGGAAGGCAAACAAGAGAGTCTATACCTATATCACTCAAAGGAAGTCCGTTAACAGTCTCAGCACGCTATAACACGTTTTTTGTACTAGGCTGCAAGGCTGCTGTGTGGTTTCATGATGATGGAACACAAGTTGGAGGATGCTTGGGTAGGTGTGATGATGCTAATTCTACAGGTGTGACCCGTTGCGATGGCGTAAATTGCTGTCAAACACCAATTCCAAGACGAGGCCAAGAGTTTCAGTTTACTTACCAAATTATTCAAACCAGCAACAGCAGTTTCTGTGGGTATGTTTTTCTTGTTGACACTAATTGGTGGGTAGCTGAGGATTACAGAAGGCAAAAAGGCCTTTTGGATGATCGGTCGAATCCATTTGATCACGAGTTTAGATTTGTGCCCTTGGCACTTGAGTGGGAATTTGATAGAAAAGATGGTTATTGCTTATCTCCGAATTCTGATTATCGATGTCCTCTTGATCCGTATGAATACGAAACGTACTTGGATTATTCTGGATCCAACTTATATCAATCTTCAGCAAAATACTGCACATGTGGAGGACATGAAGGAAATCCATATATACGTGATGGATGTCCTCGTCATCCTTATGTTCTTCCTGTTAACCATAAGAGTGAAAGATCTCTATccatcattaaaataattttcattgttaTTGGCAGTGTCGTTGGTGGGTTGATTTTGCTAGCTGCAGCTTGGAAGTTTGGCAAAGCTGTTACAGAGACAGTTAAGACTATCAAGGCTAGCCGAAAACACATGTTTTTTAAGAGAAATGGAGGCATTTTGTTGGAGCAACAGTTGGCTGCTGTTGAGAATGACATTGAGAAAACCAGATTGTTTACTTCCGTTGAGTTGGCCAAAGCTACTGATGATTATAATGAGAATCGAGTACTTGGCCGTGGTGGTGAAGGGGTTGTGTATAAAGGGATGTTAGAAGATGGAAGAATCGTGGCAGTGAAGAAGTCGGAGAGGGTGAACCAAGGTGACGATGTGGAAGGCTTCATTAACGAGGTTGTGATTGTATCGCAGATCAATCACAGGAATGTGGTCAAGTTGTTGGGGTGTTGTCTGGAGAGCGAAGTTCCTCGTCTTGTGTACGAGTTCGTCCCCAATGGCACTCTATTCTCTCACATCCATCATCCACATGAAGATTTCCCCTTATTCTGGGAAATGAGGGTGAGAATTGCCAAGCAAGTGGCTGGAGCTCTCGCCTACTTGCACTCTGCTGCATCTGTTCCTATCTATCACCGTGACATCAAGTCAACCAACATACTCTTGGATGAAAAATATCGTGCCAAACTATCAGATTTTGGGACGTCAAGATCAATTTCTCTTGATCAAACTCACGTTACCACACGAGTGGTAGGAACGTTCGGGTACTTAGATCCAGAGTATTTCCAATCTAGCCATTTCACAGAAAAGAGCGATGTTTACAGCTTTGGTGTGGTACTGGTTGAGCTTCTGACGGGGGAGAAAGCTGTATCGGCTGTtagagttgaagaaggaaggGGTCTGGCCATGCATTTCCTGCATTCCATGGAGCAAGATCAGTTATTCGACATTGTTGATGCAAGAGTGCTCAAAGAGGGCAAAAAGGAGGAAATCGAGGCGATGGCTGAAATCGCTAAAAGATGTCTGTATTTGAATGGGAAGGGAAGACCAACAATGAAGGATGTTTCGCACCACTTGGAAGGAATCAAAGTAGAGAATCCTGAAAACCAGATTCAAGGCAGTGGCTGTGATCATGTTGAAGATGTTCACTCTGATGGCCTCTCTTCCATCTCAGAAATCATTGAATGTTCGTCGTTTGATGAGTCTTGA
- the LOC125210062 gene encoding uncharacterized protein LOC125210062, with translation MRFPFITLTVFSWLCLTVAGGSLSKPGCPEKCGNVTIPYPFGVGSKCSAKCVTDSSECKESAYTIICQNSSTPFLSIIKMEVVKISLYGTLIVKLPVSPMNCSDTQTTVPVPISLDGSPFTISAHYNSFIVMGCKSSVWLRSETMETVGGCTAICDGNSTDTSCSGVNCCQTIIPERPQELQYTYRSIEASNKSGFCGYAFPADKKWIQSAYTMHSGLSQDPLNPYDAGFGFAQLVIDWEHIGSEDFHDNTICKVLPSYRSDEYYDDYYTPRYDPTGNNYVSSTRYCSCRDGFEGNPYLGREGCVDVNECSNSTFNICGSDGTCLNTNGGYICRKRSAVKIVIICVGSAAGGLVLLLGAFFATKTIRKRIKDKHKLKCLALLLEQQLSSVDNGLEKTRLFSSKELSRATDYYNENRILGRGGQGTVYKGMLTDGRIVAVKKSKKVEEGDLEAFINEVVILSQINHRNVVKLLGCCIETKVPLLVYEFIQNGTLYQHIHDPNDELPLSWELRVRIAREIAGALAYMHSYVSAPIYHRDIKSTNILLDEKCSAKVTDFGISRSVAVDQTHLTTRVQGTFGYLDPEYFQSSQFTEKSDVYSFGVVVVELLTGEKAVSAIRAEEGRGLAAHFLHSMEENQLFDILDARVIREGSREEILAIAELSRRCLHPNGKRRPAMKEVAVELEGIRMRQEENIQDEGKGRMKSSILVHMLSLLSYSITLSLAISLSMPGCQEKCGSVMIPFPFGIGSKCSANSSFTVICRNSTTPILSSMNMEVVKIFIRVSLKGSPFTISAQYNTLAVSGCKNSIWLQTNKTTVIGGCTSMCAANSTETSCNGINCCQTKLPPRLKELEYKYKTTEASNNDSSCGYVLPVEKTWLTNDYKRFKTIDRGLGFSPLVLEWEFGELKGYSDTVCTYSDDYCLSHPDDFGRRYAENSTLACARIHLDNGCSIYPSRHYCKSASNAYLFSHNSDYEKIFSVYYDGSDYVSSTKYCSCPEGYEGNSYLPGKCIDVDECNNSTSNICGGSGTCINTIGGFTCRKRSADKVVVISVVSGVGGLVLLLGGLFATRRMRKRIKDKYKIKCLALLLEQQLSSIDNGHEKTRLFSSKELSRATDYYNENRILGRGAQGTVYKGMLTNGRIVAVKKSKKVEEGDLEAFINEVVILSQINHRNVVKLLGCCLETEDPILVYEFIQNGTLYQHIHDPNEEFPLSWELRVRIAREIAGALAYLHSSSSAPIYHRDVKSSNILLDDKYRAKVSDFGISRSVAVDQTHLTTRVQGTFGYLDPEYFQSSQFTEKSDVYSFGVVVVELLTGEKAVSAIRAAEGRGLAAHFLHSMEENQLCDILDARVIKEGKREEILAIAELSRRCLHPNGKRRPTMKEVAVELESFLMLEEGNFEEDEGEEGNAVEVDEHDIFSSISGRGSSGFDTITQYLEEDEENSLLDKSLRTMDRMAVQVFNRACGVQKHRYFFP, from the exons ATGAGGTTTCCCTTTATTACTCTCACTGTTTTTTCCTGGCTATGCCTCACCGTAGCTGGTGGATCTTTGTCGAAGCCTGGTTGCCCGGAAAAGTGTGGGAATGTAACCATTCCATATCCATTTGGGGTTGGCTCCAAATGCAGTGCAAAATGTGTTACTGATTCTTCCGAATGCAAAGAATCCGCCTACACAATTATCTGCCAAAATTCATCCACTCCATTCTTGAGCATCATCAAAATGGAAGTGGTGAAGATTTCTCTGTACGGAACGTTAATTGTAAAGCTGCCAGTGTCTCCTATGAATTGCTCAGATACGCAGACAACGGTCCCTGTGCCAATTTCACTTGATGGCAGCCCCTTTACAATCTCAGCACACTACAATTCATTTATTGTGATGGGCTGCAAGAGTTCAGTCTGGCTACGTTCTGAGACGATGGAGACAGTTGGAGGATGTACGGCTATCTGTGATGGGAATTCCACGGACACAAGCTGCAGTGGTGTTAACTGCTGCCAAACGATAATACCAGAACGACCACAAGAGCTGCAGTATACATATCGAAGCATTGAAGCAAGTAATAAGAGCGGATTTTGTGGCTACGCTTTTCCTGCTGACAAGAAATGGATACAGAGTGCTTACACAATGCATAGTGGCCTAAGCCAAGATCCGTTGAATCCATATGATGCGGGGTTCGGATTTGCACAACTGGTGATTGATTGGGAGCACATTGGCTCTGAAGACTTCCATGATAATACTATTTGCAAAGTGCTTCCTAGCTATCGTAGTGATGAATATTATGATGATTACTATACGCCGCGCTATGATCCTACTGGAAACAACTATGTATCATCGACTAGGTACTGCTCTTGTCGTGATGGGTTTGAAGGGAATCCATATCTAGGCCGTGAAGGATGTGTTGATGTTAATGAGTGTAGCAACTCAACATTTAACATATGCGGTAGTGATGGGACTTGCCTCAATACTAACGGAGGCTACATTTGTCGAAAAAGATCTGCTGTCAAAATAGTGATTATCTGTGTTGGCAGTGCCGCTGGAGGGCTGGTTTTGTTACTCGGGGCGTTTTTTGCCACGAAAACtattagaaaaagaataaaggaTAAACATAAACTCAAGTGTTTAGCCTTATTGTTGGAACAGCAGCTGTCTTCCGTTGATAACGGCCTTGAGAAAACTAGGTTGTTCAGTTCAAAAGAGCTATCGAGAGCTACTGATTACTATAATGAGAATCGGATACTTGGTCGTGGAGGGCAAGGCACTGTCTACAAAGGAATGCTGACGGACGGAAGGATTGTAGCAGTCAAGAAGTCAAAGAAGGTGGAAGAAGGCGATCTTGAAGCCTTCATCAACGAGGTTGTCATTCTCTCACAAATCAATCATAGGAATGTGGTTAAATTGTTGGGATGTTGTATTGAGACTAAAGTTCCTCTCCTCGTCTACGAGTTCATCCAAAACGGTACCCTTTACCAACACATCCATGATCCTAATGACGAATTACCATTATCATGGGAGTTGAGAGTGAGGATTGCAAGAGAAATAGCCGGAGCACTTGCTTACATGCACTCTTATGTATCTGCACCCATCTATCACCGCGATATCAAGTCAACGAACATACTTTTGGATGAAAAATGCAGCGCCAAAGTCACAGATTTTGGGATATCAAGATCAGTAGCTGTTGATCAAACTCACCTCACCACCCGTGTGCAAGGAACCTTTGGCTATTTGGATCCCGAGTATTTCCAGTCGAGCCAGTTCACAGAAAAGAGCGACGTCTATAGCTTTGGCGTGGTTGTGGTTGAGCTTTTAACTGGAGAGAAAGCAGTGTCAGCAATCAGAGCCGAGGAGGGGAGGGGTTTGGCTGCACACTTCTTGCATTCCATGGAGGAGAATCAGTTGTTTGATATTCTTGATGCAAGGGTGATCAGAGAGGGCAGTAGGGAGGAGATTCTTGCTATTGCCGAACTTTCTCGAAGATGTTTGCATCCGAATGGTAAGAGAAGGCCGGCGATGAAGGAAGTTGCAGTCGAGTTGGAAGGCATACGCATGCGCCAAGAAGAAAACATTCAAGACGAAGGCAAAG GAAGAATGAAGTCATCCATATTAGTCCATATGTTATCCCTGCTAAGCTATAGCATAACTCTGAGTCTGGCAATATCGTTGTCGATGCCTGGTTGTCAAGAAAAGTGTGGAAGTGTCATGATTCCCTTTCCATTTGGGATCGGTTCCAAGTGTAGTGCAAATTCCTCATTCACTGTTATCTGCCGGAATTCCACAACACCAATCTTGAGCAGCATGAACATGGAAGTAGTCAAGATTTTCATCAGAG TATCCCTCAAAGGAAGTCCGTTTACAATCTCAGCACAGTACAACACGTTGGCTGTGTCAGGCTGCAAGAATTCGATCTGGTTGCAAACTAATAAGACGACTGTTATAGGAGGATGTACATCCATGTGTGCTGCCAACTCCACAGAAACTAGCTGCAACGGCATCAACTGCTGCCAAACAAAACTTCCACCACGACTCAAGGAGCTCGAGTACAAATACAAAACAACTGAAGCTAGCAACAATGACAGCTCTTGTGGATATGTTCTCCCAGTTGAGAAGACATGGTTAACAAATGATTACAAAAGGTTCAAAACAATCGATCGAGGATTGGGATTTTCTCCTCTAGTACTTGAGTGGGAATTTGGTGAACTGAAAGGTTATAGTGACACTGTTTGCACTTATTCTGATGATTATTGCCTCTCACATCCTGACGATTTTGGCCGCAGATATGCAGAAAATAGTACTCTCGCTTGTGCCCGCATACATCTTGACAATGGATGTAGCATATATCCTTCTCGTCACTACTGCAAATCAGCATCTAATGCTTATCTATTTTCACATAATAGTGATTATGAGAAAATCTTTTCTGTGTATTACGATGGATCTGATTATGTATCGTCAACCAAATACTGCTCTTGCCCTGAGGGGTATGAAGGTAACTCATATCTACCAGGGAAATGCATTGATGTAGACGAATGCAACAACTCAACATCGAACATATGTGGTGGTAGTGGGACTTGCATCAATACTATAGGAGGCTTCACTTGCCGAAAAAGATCTGCTGACAAGGTAGTAGTTATCAGTGTTGTCAGCGGGGTTGGAGGGCTGGTTTTGTTACTTGGGGGGTTGTTTGCCACCAGAAGgatgagaaaaagaataaaggataaatacaaaatcaagtGCTTAGCCTTATTGTTGGAACAGCAGTTGTCTTCCATTGATAATGGCCATGAGAAAACTAGGTTGTTCAGTTCAAAAGAGCTATCAAGAGCTACTGATTACTATAACGAGAATCGGATACTTGGCCGTGGAGCACAAGGCACTGTCTACAAAGGAATGCTAACTAATGGAAGGATTGTAGCAGTCAAGAAGTCGAAGAAGGTGGAAGAAGGCGATCTTGAAGCCTTCATCAACGAGGTTGTCATTCTCTCACAAATCAATCATAGGAACGTGGTTAAATTGCTGGGGTGTTGCCTTGAGACTGAAGATCCTATCCTCGTCTACGAGTTCATCCAAAACGGCACACTCTACCAACACATCCATGATCCTAATGAGGAATTCCCATTATCATGGGAGTTGAGAGTGAGGATTGCAAGAGAAATAGCTGGAGCACTTGCTTACTTGCACTCTTCTTCGTCAGCACCTATCTATCACCGCGATGTCAAGTCATCGAACATACTTTTGGATGACAAATACCGTGCCAAAGTCTCAGATTTTGGGATATCAAGATCAGTAGCTGTTGATCAAACTCACCTGACCACGCGTGTGCAAGGAACCTTTGGCTATTTGGATCCCGAGTATTTCCAGTCGAGTCAGTTCACAGAAAAGAGCGACGTCTATAGCTTTGGCGTGGTTGTGGTTGAGCTTTTAACCGGAGAGAAAGCAGTGTCCGCAATCAGAGCTGCAGAGGGGAGAGGTTTGGCTGCTCACTTCTTGCATTCCATGGAGGAAAATCAGTTGTGCGATATTCTCGATGCAAGGGTGATCAAAGAGGGCAAAAGGGAAGAGATTTTGGCTATAGCCGAACTTTCTCGAAGATGTCTGCATCCGAATGGTAAGAGAAGGCCAACAATGAAGGAAGTTGCAGTTGAGTTGGAAAGCTTTCTTATGCTCGAAGAAGGAAACTTTGAAGAAGACGAAGGCGAAGAAGGCAATGCTGTTGAAGTTGATGAGCATGATATCTTCTCCTCCATCTCAGGAAGAGGAAGCAGTGGTTTTGATACCATCACTCAATATttagaagaagatgaagaaaactCATTGCTTGATAAGTCATTAAGAACGATGGACAGAATGGCCGTTCAAGTCTTTAATCGAGCATGTGGCGTGCAGAAACATAG GTATTTTTTTCCCTAG
- the LOC125212082 gene encoding wall-associated receptor kinase-like 8 isoform X1 codes for MRFPFITLSVFSWLSLTITAISLSKPGCPEKCGNVTIPYPFGVGSKCSAKCLTDSVDCEKSHKESPYAIICQNSSTPFLSIINMEVVKISLYGTLIVKLPVSPMNCLNMQTTVPVPISLRGSPFTIPAHYNSFVVLGCKNSVWLRSDTMQTVGGCTAICDANSTDTSCSGVNCCQTTLPERPQEFQYTYRSIEASNRSRYCGYAFPADKKWIPSAYTLHSGLNQDLLNPYDAGFRFAQLVIDWERVGFEDFHDNTICKVLPQGRSDQYIDDYYTPRYDTTGNNYVSSTRYCSCRDGFEGNPYLGREGCVDINECSNSTLNMCGGNGTCINTIGGFTCRKRPTAKIVIISVGSAAGGLVLLLGAIFATRTMRKRMKDKHKLKCLALLLEQQLSSVDNGLEKTRLFSSKDLSRATDFYNENRILGRGGQGTVYKGMLTSGRIVAVKKSKKMEEVDLEAFINEVVILSQINHRNVVKLLGCCIETEVPLLVYEFIHNGTLHQHIHDPNEEFPLSWELRVRIAREIAGALAYLHSSSSAPIYHRDIKSSNILLDDKYRAKVSDFGISRSISVDQTHLTTRVQGTFGYLDPEYFQSSQFTEKSDVYSFGVVVVELLTGEKAVSAIRAAEGRGLAAHFLHSMEENQLFNILDARVIKEGTKEEILAIAELSRRCLHPNGKRRPTMKEVAVELEGIRLLEEGNFQQDEGKECNIVEVDESGEFSFTSESRGGDTIIQQL; via the coding sequence ATGAGGTTTCCCTTTATTACACTCTCTGTCTTTTCCTGGCTAAGCCTCACCATAACAGCCATATCTTTGTCGAAGCCTGGTTGCCCCGAAAAGTGTGGGAATGTAACCATCCCCTATCCTTTTGGGGTTGGTTCCAAATGCAGTGCAAAATGCCTTACTGATTCTGTCGACTGCGAAAAATCCCACAAAGAATCCCCCTATGCAATTATCTGCCAAAATTCATCCACTCCATTCTTGAGCATCATCAATATGGAAGTGGTGAAGATTTCACTGTATGGAACGTTGATTGTAAAGCTGCCCGTGTCACCTATGAATTGCTTAAATATGCAGACAACTGTCCCTGTGCCTATTTCACTTCGTGGCAGCCCTTTTACAATCCCAGCACACTACAATTCATTTGTTGTATTAGGCTGCAAGAATTCAGTCTGGCTGCGTTCTGATACGATGCAGACAGTTGGAGGATGCACAGCTATCTGTGATGCGAATTCCACGGACACGAGCTGCAGTGGCGTTAACTGCTGCCAGACGACATTGCCAGAACGACCGCAAGAGTTTCAGTATACTTATCGAAGCATTGAAGCAAGTAACAGAAGTAGATATTGTGGTTATGCTTTTCCTGCTGACAAGAAATGGATACCGAGTGCTTACACGTTGCATAGTGGCCTAAACCAAGATCTGTTGAATCCATATGACGCGGGGTTCAGATTTGCACAACTGGTGATTGACTGGGAGCGCGTTGGCTTTGAAGACTTCCATGACAATACTATTTGCAAAGTGCTGCCTCAAGGTCGCAGTGATCAATACATTGATGATTACTATACACCACGTTATGATACTACTGGAAACAACTATGTATCATCGACTAGGTACTGCTCTTGCCGTGACGGTTTTGAAGGGAACCCGTATCTAGGCCGTGAAGGATGTGTTGATATAAATGAATGCAGCAACTCAACATTGAACATGTGTGGTGGTAATGGGACTTGCATCAATACAATCGGAGGCTTCACTTGTCGGAAAAGACCTACTGCCAAAATAGTGATTATCAGTGTTGGTAGCGCAGCTGGAGGGCTTGTTTTGTTACTCGGGGCTATTTTTGCCACTAGAACTATGAGGAAAAGAATGAAGGATAAACACAAACTCAAGTGTTTAGCCTTATTGTTGGAACAGCAGTTGTCGTCTGTGGATAATGGCCTTGAGAAAACTAGGTTGTTCAGTTCGAAAGACCTATCGAGAGCTACTGATTTTTATAACGAGAATCGGATACTTGGCCGTGGAGGTCAAGGCACTGTCTACAAAGGAATGCTGACTAGTGGAAGGATAGTAGCAGTCAAGAAGTCGAAGAAGATGGAAGAAGTAGATCTTGAAGCCTTCATCAACGAGGTTGTCATTCTCTCGCAGATCAATCACAGGAATGTTGTTAAATTGTTGGGATGTTGTATTGAAACTGAAGTACCTCTCCTCGTGTACGAGTTCATCCATAATGGCACTCTCCACCAACACATCCATGATCCGAATGAGGAATTCCCATTATCATGGGAGTTGAGAGTGAGGATTGCAAGAGAAATAGCTGGAGCACTTGCTTACTTGCATTCTTCTTCGTCTGCACCTATCTATCACCGTGATATCAAGTCATCGAACATACTTTTGGATGACAAATACCGCGCCAAAGTCTCGGATTTTGGGATATCAAGATCAATTTCTGTTGATCAAACTCACCTGACCACACGTGTGCAAGGAACCTTTGGCTATTTGGATCCCGAGTATTTCCAATCGAGTCAGTTCACAGAAAAGAGCGACGTCTATAGCTTTGGCGTGGTTGTGGTTGAGCTTTTAACCGGAGAGAAAGCAGTGTCAGCAATCAGAGCTGCAGAGGGGAGGGGTTTGGCTGCACACTTCTTGCATTCCATGGAGGAAAATCAGCTGTTTAATATTCTCGATGCAAGGGTGATCAAAGAGGGCACAAAGGAAGAGATTCTTGCTATAGCCGAACTTTCTCGAAGATGTCTGCATCCTAACGGTAAGAGAAGGCCAACGATGAAGGAAGTTGCAGTCGAGTTGGAAGGCATACGTTTGCTTGAAGAAGGAAACTTTCAACAAGACGAAGGCAAAGaatgcaatattgttgaaGTTGATGAGTCTGGTGAATTCTCCTTCACCTCAGAAAGCAGAGGTGGTGATACAATCATTCAGCAGTTATAA